One Panicum virgatum strain AP13 chromosome 9K, P.virgatum_v5, whole genome shotgun sequence genomic region harbors:
- the LOC120651784 gene encoding spindle pole body component 110-like isoform X7, producing MDSKTDDSDIIFPRNARSSRNPLDDVHQAEVGIRDANFSSSPRDDSDGGIYIGSSQTPGQNMLQESIAESSLSGVAHLSLGASGSSKALLDTAEETIEELLAEAQMWETHSRQLKNDLETLQKECDEKSVTQSELLLELSACEAEQESLRKEIEELKSSLEVATTRETVAGTTKSGDVIDFEHELKDEVQFLRESNENLTIQLKKTQDANIELVSILQELEETVEVQREEISTISQMSNTVDHEIPVNALSVQEDAEWARKLSLKENEIVELKEKLDRVLNVENASGAGSDAIYLELEKENEVLMVKMEELENDCSELTEENLELIHKLKEVTGVEGQDSSISDIQEMLNAGDLSGTSKSRVKYLERKCADLDLRILKFQSESRELEEKFQKSQEELKERTLELSELRDNLSNSREMELEGREIDVASGHQSGSEELGDTESGLNLLKDTIQLKEKKIESELNLLKDTIQLKEKEIEDLQHSKLEMETFIHNVLERKIHELESCKMELELHISRLEDEKFELLESISGVEAELTNLTSEYESCIVQMDDSRTLIIDLKDKVEWQQAELEAQKVELKQKQLEFQKRYSEAHEDSEALRRSNAKLQAKVDNLVEECSSLQALTDDLKKQKLELHSSATQLEQELEHSKRKTTEFCKTVEFLEAKLSSIQKDISSKEQSFLLELENVFQEHKEHEERISRAHFLLNKIEKEKIIKVENLEREVLSLTGQLSSTHEERENSTLDTIREASILRADKAKLEANLNDVSEQLRHYECQLEEIRKESKSKIKSLVDSLNASKQNEETLKTDAEDMRRLMEAAKSNEEKLRTTSNELELKFKTSNFEKQQIMEENSGLKNKVQKIAGLQDELLKLQSTLDEAEFEKGKLEELLRLLSEECDELKVQKAVLTDKVSHMQDTSNSIDEEKQSKTSIQAKHERSTKQGNNDLATDNGGCSPVNEEPDLQTKIKSLESRLAEALAENSMYRTQLKSPMPEGQSGSRDGEENNDDKIAQLESELKDMQDRLLNVSMQYAEVEAQREELVMELKNANAKKGRWF from the exons ATGGACAGCAAAACAGACGATTCTGATATCATTTTCCCCAGGAATGCTCGTTCATCAAGAAATCCTTTAGATGATGTTCATCAAGCTGAAGTTGGAATTAGG GATGCAAACTTCTCATCATCTCCTAGGGATGATTCTGACGGGGGAATATACATAGGGAG TTCTCAAACTCCAGGTCAAAACATGCTGCAAGAGAGTATAGCTGAGTCATCCTTAAGTGGTGTTGCTCACTTATCATTAGGGGCATCTGGTTCATCCAAAGCTCTCCTTGACACTGCTGAAGAAACAATCGAGGAACTCCTTGCTGAGGCACAGATGTGGGAGACCCATTCTCGCCAATTGAAAAATGACCTAGAGACATTGCAGAAGGAATGTGATGAAAAATCTGTGACACAGTCTGAGCTACTCCTGGAACTTTCTGCTTGTGAAGCAGAACAGGAGTCATTAAGAAAGGAAATTGAAGAATTAAAATCGTCTCTTGAAGTGGCTACAACACGAGAAACTGTTGCCGGAACTACCAAGTCTGGTGATGTGATAGACTTCGAGCATGAACTAAAAGATGAAGTGCAGTTTTTGCGGgaatcaaatgaaaatttgacaATACAACTGAAGAAGACTCAAGATGCAAATATAGAGCTTGTTTCTATTCTTCAAGAACTGGAAGAAACAGTAGAAGTACAGAGAGAAGAAATCTCCACTATCTCTCAAATGAGCAATACAGTTGATCATGAGATTCCTGTAAATGCATTATCAGTTCAAGAAGATGCAGAGTGGGCAAGGAAGTTGTCGCTTAAAGAAAATGAAATTGTAGAATTGAAGGAGAAATTGGATCGCGTACTCAATGTAGAAAATGCAAGTGGTGCTGGTTCTGATGCTATATATCTTGAACTGGAAAAGGAGAATGAAGTTCTGATGGTAAAAATGGAAGAACTTGAGAATGATTGTTCCGAATTAACAGAGGAAAATTTGGAACTTATACACAAGTTGAAAGAAGTTACTGGGGTGGAAGGACAGGATTCCAGCATTTCTGATATCCAGGAAATGTTAAATGCGGGGGATCTTTCTGGGACATCAAAATCTAGAGTAAAATACCTAGAAAGAAAATGTGCTGACCTTGATCTGAGGATACTGAAATTTCAGTCAGAGTCCCGAGAACTAGAAGAGAAGTTCCAAAAAAGCCAAGAGGAGCTAAAAGAGAGAACTCTTGAATTATCTGAACTAAGAGATAACCTTAGCAATTCACGTGAAATGGAACTGGAGGGAAGGGAAATCGATGTTGCAAGCGGTCACCAATCAGGAAGTGAAGAACTTGGAGATACTGAATCTGGGTTGAATTTGCTAAAGGATACAATTCAgctcaaagaaaaaaagattGAATCTGAGTTGAATTTGCTAAAGGATACAATTCAGCTCAAAGAAAAAGAGATTGAAGACTTGCAGCATTCTAAACTAGAAATGGAAACCTTCATACATAATGTTCTTGAACGGAAGATACATGAGCTTGAAAGCTGCAAAATGGAACTAGAATTGCATATATCGAGGCTGGAAGATGAAAAATTTGAATTGTTGGAGTCCATTTCTGGAGTGGAGGCTGAGTTGACAAATCTGACAAGTGAGTACGAGTCATGTATAGTGCAAATGGATGATTCTAGAACACTGATCATAGATCTCAAGGATAAAGTAGAATGGCAGCAAGCAGAGTTGGAAGCTCAAAAGGTGGAGCTAAAGCAAAAACAGCTAGAGTTTCAGAAAAGATATTCAGAAGCCCATGAGGATTCAGAGGCTCTAAGAAGATCAAATGCTAAACTACAGGCTAAAGTTGATAATCTTGTTGAGGAGTGCAGTTCCCTTCAAGCATTGACGGATGATCTAAAGAAGCAAAAGTTAGAATTGCATAGTTCTGCTACACAACTAGAGCAGGAACTGGAGCACTCTAAAAGAAAGACCACAGAATTTTGCAAAACTGTGGAGTTCCTAGAGGCAAAACTTTCTTCAATTCAGAAAGATATATCTTCAAAAGAGCAATCTTTTCTCTTGGAACTGGAGAATgtatttcaggagcacaaggagcatgaagaaaGGATAAGTCGTGCTCATTTCCTTTTAAATAAGATcgagaaagaaaaaataatcAAGGTAGAGAATCTCGAGAGGGAAGTCTTGAGCCTTACTGGACAGTTGTCTTCAACACATGAGGAGCGAGAAAATTCCACTTTGGATACTATTCGTGAGGCCTCCATCCTTCGAGCAGACAAGGCAAAACTTGAGGCTAATCTTAATGATGTCAGTGAACAGTTGAGACATTACGAGTGTCAGTTGGAAGAAATACGTAAGGAGTCTAAAAGCAAGATTAAATCCCTTGTTGATTCACTCAATGCATCGAAACAGAATGAAGAAACTCTGAAAACAGATGCTGAGGATATGAGAAGGTTGATGGAAGCTGCTAAATCTAATGAAGAAAAATTAAGAACAACTTCAAATGAACTAGAACTGAAGTTTAAAACTAGCAATTTTGAGAAACAGCAAATAATGGAAGAAAATTCTGGACTAAAAAATAAAGTCCAGAAAATAGCAGGCCTGCAAGATGAACTTTTGAAACTGCAAAGTACCCTTGATGAGGCTGAGTTTGAAAAGGGAAAACTTGAAGAGCTACTTCGGTTGTTGTCTGAAGAATGTGATGAACTAAAGGTACAGAAGGCCGTGTTAACAGACAAAGTCTCACACATGCAGGATACTTCCAACAGTATTGATGAAgaaaaacaaagtaaaacaTCCATCCAAGCAAAGCATGAGAGAAGCACAAAACAG GGGAACAATGATCTAGCTACTGACAAcggaggttgttctccagttaATGAGGAACCAGACCTGCAAACAAAGATCAAATCACTGGAAAGTAGACTTGCCGAGGCTCTGGCGGAAAATAGCATGTATAGGACACAGCTGAAGAG TCCCATGCCAGAGGGGCAATCTGGGAGCAGGGATGGCGAAGAGAATAATGACGACAAAATAGCACAACTGGAGTCAGAACTAAAAGACATGCAGGATCGGTTACTCAATGTGAGCATGCAGTATGCAGAAGTAGAGGCTCAGCGGGAGGAATTAGTGATGGAGCTTAAAAACGCAAACGCAAAGAAGGGACGGTGGTTCTAG
- the LOC120651784 gene encoding sporulation-specific protein 15-like isoform X8, which yields MLQESIAESSLSGVAHLSLGASGSSKALLDTAEETIEELLAEAQMWETHSRQLKNDLETLQKECDEKSVTQSELLLELSACEAEQESLRKEIEELKSSLEVATTRETVAGTTKSGDVIDFEHELKDEVQFLRESNENLTIQLKKTQDANIELVSILQELEETVEVQREEISTISQMSNTVDHEIPVNALSVQEDAEWARKLSLKENEIVELKEKLDRVLNVENASGAGSDAIYLELEKENEVLMVKMEELENDCSELTEENLELIHKLKEVTGVEGQDSSISDIQEMLNAGDLSGTSKSRVKYLERKCADLDLRILKFQSESRELEEKFQKSQEELKERTLELSELRDNLSNSREMELEGREIDVASGHQSGSEELGDTESGLNLLKDTIQLKEKKIESELNLLKDTIQLKEKEIEDLQHSKLEMETFIHNVLERKIHELESCKMELELHISRLEDEKFELLESISGVEAELTNLTSEYESCIVQMDDSRTLIIDLKDKVEWQQAELEAQKVELKQKQLEFQKRYSEAHEDSEALRRSNAKLQAKVDNLVEECSSLQALTDDLKKQKLELHSSATQLEQELEHSKRKTTEFCKTVEFLEAKLSSIQKDISSKEQSFLLELENVFQEHKEHEERISRAHFLLNKIEKEKIIKVENLEREVLSLTGQLSSTHEERENSTLDTIREASILRADKAKLEANLNDVSEQLRHYECQLEEIRKESKSKIKSLVDSLNASKQNEETLKTDAEDMRRLMEAAKSNEEKLRTTSNELELKFKTSNFEKQQIMEENSGLKNKVQKIAGLQDELLKLQSTLDEAEFEKGKLEELLRLLSEECDELKVQKAVLTDKVSHMQDTSNSIDEEKQSKTSIQAKHERSTKQGNNDLATDNGGCSPVNEEPDLQTKIKSLESRLAEALAENSMYRTQLKSPMPEGQSGSRDGEENNDDKIAQLESELKDMQDRLLNVSMQYAEVEAQREELVMELKNANAKKGRWF from the exons ATGCTGCAAGAGAGTATAGCTGAGTCATCCTTAAGTGGTGTTGCTCACTTATCATTAGGGGCATCTGGTTCATCCAAAGCTCTCCTTGACACTGCTGAAGAAACAATCGAGGAACTCCTTGCTGAGGCACAGATGTGGGAGACCCATTCTCGCCAATTGAAAAATGACCTAGAGACATTGCAGAAGGAATGTGATGAAAAATCTGTGACACAGTCTGAGCTACTCCTGGAACTTTCTGCTTGTGAAGCAGAACAGGAGTCATTAAGAAAGGAAATTGAAGAATTAAAATCGTCTCTTGAAGTGGCTACAACACGAGAAACTGTTGCCGGAACTACCAAGTCTGGTGATGTGATAGACTTCGAGCATGAACTAAAAGATGAAGTGCAGTTTTTGCGGgaatcaaatgaaaatttgacaATACAACTGAAGAAGACTCAAGATGCAAATATAGAGCTTGTTTCTATTCTTCAAGAACTGGAAGAAACAGTAGAAGTACAGAGAGAAGAAATCTCCACTATCTCTCAAATGAGCAATACAGTTGATCATGAGATTCCTGTAAATGCATTATCAGTTCAAGAAGATGCAGAGTGGGCAAGGAAGTTGTCGCTTAAAGAAAATGAAATTGTAGAATTGAAGGAGAAATTGGATCGCGTACTCAATGTAGAAAATGCAAGTGGTGCTGGTTCTGATGCTATATATCTTGAACTGGAAAAGGAGAATGAAGTTCTGATGGTAAAAATGGAAGAACTTGAGAATGATTGTTCCGAATTAACAGAGGAAAATTTGGAACTTATACACAAGTTGAAAGAAGTTACTGGGGTGGAAGGACAGGATTCCAGCATTTCTGATATCCAGGAAATGTTAAATGCGGGGGATCTTTCTGGGACATCAAAATCTAGAGTAAAATACCTAGAAAGAAAATGTGCTGACCTTGATCTGAGGATACTGAAATTTCAGTCAGAGTCCCGAGAACTAGAAGAGAAGTTCCAAAAAAGCCAAGAGGAGCTAAAAGAGAGAACTCTTGAATTATCTGAACTAAGAGATAACCTTAGCAATTCACGTGAAATGGAACTGGAGGGAAGGGAAATCGATGTTGCAAGCGGTCACCAATCAGGAAGTGAAGAACTTGGAGATACTGAATCTGGGTTGAATTTGCTAAAGGATACAATTCAgctcaaagaaaaaaagattGAATCTGAGTTGAATTTGCTAAAGGATACAATTCAGCTCAAAGAAAAAGAGATTGAAGACTTGCAGCATTCTAAACTAGAAATGGAAACCTTCATACATAATGTTCTTGAACGGAAGATACATGAGCTTGAAAGCTGCAAAATGGAACTAGAATTGCATATATCGAGGCTGGAAGATGAAAAATTTGAATTGTTGGAGTCCATTTCTGGAGTGGAGGCTGAGTTGACAAATCTGACAAGTGAGTACGAGTCATGTATAGTGCAAATGGATGATTCTAGAACACTGATCATAGATCTCAAGGATAAAGTAGAATGGCAGCAAGCAGAGTTGGAAGCTCAAAAGGTGGAGCTAAAGCAAAAACAGCTAGAGTTTCAGAAAAGATATTCAGAAGCCCATGAGGATTCAGAGGCTCTAAGAAGATCAAATGCTAAACTACAGGCTAAAGTTGATAATCTTGTTGAGGAGTGCAGTTCCCTTCAAGCATTGACGGATGATCTAAAGAAGCAAAAGTTAGAATTGCATAGTTCTGCTACACAACTAGAGCAGGAACTGGAGCACTCTAAAAGAAAGACCACAGAATTTTGCAAAACTGTGGAGTTCCTAGAGGCAAAACTTTCTTCAATTCAGAAAGATATATCTTCAAAAGAGCAATCTTTTCTCTTGGAACTGGAGAATgtatttcaggagcacaaggagcatgaagaaaGGATAAGTCGTGCTCATTTCCTTTTAAATAAGATcgagaaagaaaaaataatcAAGGTAGAGAATCTCGAGAGGGAAGTCTTGAGCCTTACTGGACAGTTGTCTTCAACACATGAGGAGCGAGAAAATTCCACTTTGGATACTATTCGTGAGGCCTCCATCCTTCGAGCAGACAAGGCAAAACTTGAGGCTAATCTTAATGATGTCAGTGAACAGTTGAGACATTACGAGTGTCAGTTGGAAGAAATACGTAAGGAGTCTAAAAGCAAGATTAAATCCCTTGTTGATTCACTCAATGCATCGAAACAGAATGAAGAAACTCTGAAAACAGATGCTGAGGATATGAGAAGGTTGATGGAAGCTGCTAAATCTAATGAAGAAAAATTAAGAACAACTTCAAATGAACTAGAACTGAAGTTTAAAACTAGCAATTTTGAGAAACAGCAAATAATGGAAGAAAATTCTGGACTAAAAAATAAAGTCCAGAAAATAGCAGGCCTGCAAGATGAACTTTTGAAACTGCAAAGTACCCTTGATGAGGCTGAGTTTGAAAAGGGAAAACTTGAAGAGCTACTTCGGTTGTTGTCTGAAGAATGTGATGAACTAAAGGTACAGAAGGCCGTGTTAACAGACAAAGTCTCACACATGCAGGATACTTCCAACAGTATTGATGAAgaaaaacaaagtaaaacaTCCATCCAAGCAAAGCATGAGAGAAGCACAAAACAG GGGAACAATGATCTAGCTACTGACAAcggaggttgttctccagttaATGAGGAACCAGACCTGCAAACAAAGATCAAATCACTGGAAAGTAGACTTGCCGAGGCTCTGGCGGAAAATAGCATGTATAGGACACAGCTGAAGAG TCCCATGCCAGAGGGGCAATCTGGGAGCAGGGATGGCGAAGAGAATAATGACGACAAAATAGCACAACTGGAGTCAGAACTAAAAGACATGCAGGATCGGTTACTCAATGTGAGCATGCAGTATGCAGAAGTAGAGGCTCAGCGGGAGGAATTAGTGATGGAGCTTAAAAACGCAAACGCAAAGAAGGGACGGTGGTTCTAG